A single Vibrio sp. YMD68 DNA region contains:
- a CDS encoding BCCT family transporter has product MKHAFELIDKPTFFGAIALLLSIVFPLILFPDQGADWIAIAKTFMTDQLGFLYLALGLAACAFMVYVIFSDMGQIKLGDADEKPEFATASWAAMLFCGGIGASILYWGCIEWAYYYQSPPFQLEPGSEEAVRWAVTYGLFHWGPIAWSIYLIPAIPIAYFFYVRKQTVLKISSALMPVLGEHRSRGAAGKIVDVLFIFGLLGGAATTLGLAAPLITEGLSHLFGLPKNNVTQVSVLLLCTAIFAYSSYAGLEKGIKILSNINFWGAMGLLAFVLAAGPTIFMLETGLDSIGRLMSNFFVMATWAEPFGGYGTFENTHFPQDWTIFYWAWWLVFAPSMGLFVARISRGRTIKQMVAGSIFFGSMGCFLFFMILGNYGLSLQLSGQLDVVAILNEEGATKAIFSMLAELPMSTLVIAVFTLLCIIFTATTFDSISYILASVVQNNVTEEPMRWNRMFWAFTLSFLPTTLMFLGGLSTLQTAAIVGGLPLLVISVMLMVSAVRATSLDLRHQDDYMEPTINIEELPDMDPWSSEGIALARFEKEKDAAQQAAELEREAYSVLMNVKKEIRAYVLEQGAQMDEHELPERLQQTLEAAQSNLSAAQAKKIELSEQAQKARIAFDQVVADLPLV; this is encoded by the coding sequence TTTATGGTCTACGTTATCTTCAGCGATATGGGGCAAATCAAATTAGGTGACGCTGACGAAAAGCCAGAGTTTGCCACCGCTTCATGGGCAGCCATGCTATTTTGTGGAGGTATAGGCGCGAGCATTCTTTATTGGGGTTGTATTGAGTGGGCCTACTACTACCAATCGCCTCCTTTTCAATTAGAACCAGGAAGTGAAGAAGCCGTTCGCTGGGCGGTCACCTACGGGTTGTTCCATTGGGGGCCAATTGCTTGGTCTATCTACCTTATTCCTGCCATTCCCATCGCTTACTTCTTCTATGTTCGTAAACAAACAGTACTCAAAATCTCTAGTGCATTAATGCCTGTTTTGGGGGAACACCGGAGCCGTGGCGCTGCTGGGAAAATAGTTGATGTCTTATTTATCTTTGGTTTACTTGGCGGCGCAGCAACAACGTTAGGGTTAGCAGCACCTCTTATTACAGAAGGGCTTAGCCACCTGTTTGGGTTGCCAAAAAATAATGTCACCCAGGTCAGTGTGCTGTTACTTTGTACTGCGATTTTTGCGTATTCTTCTTACGCGGGTCTCGAAAAAGGCATCAAAATTTTAAGTAACATCAATTTCTGGGGTGCGATGGGCTTACTCGCTTTTGTGCTGGCTGCCGGGCCCACTATCTTCATGCTTGAAACGGGTTTAGATTCCATCGGACGACTGATGTCTAACTTCTTTGTTATGGCAACATGGGCAGAACCGTTTGGTGGTTACGGTACTTTTGAAAATACCCACTTCCCACAAGATTGGACTATTTTCTACTGGGCATGGTGGCTGGTGTTTGCTCCAAGTATGGGATTATTTGTTGCGCGGATATCACGCGGAAGAACCATAAAACAGATGGTCGCAGGTTCAATTTTCTTCGGTTCGATGGGCTGTTTCTTGTTTTTCATGATTCTGGGTAATTATGGGTTGTCACTGCAACTTTCAGGACAGCTCGACGTAGTCGCCATTCTCAATGAGGAGGGAGCAACTAAAGCCATCTTTTCTATGCTTGCCGAGTTACCAATGAGCACATTAGTTATCGCGGTATTTACGCTGCTATGTATCATTTTCACAGCGACAACTTTCGATTCCATCTCTTACATTTTGGCTTCTGTCGTTCAAAATAATGTCACCGAAGAGCCAATGCGTTGGAACCGTATGTTTTGGGCGTTTACCCTGTCATTCTTGCCAACGACGCTGATGTTTTTAGGTGGGCTAAGTACGCTGCAAACCGCGGCAATAGTCGGTGGTTTACCGCTGTTGGTTATTTCTGTCATGTTGATGGTTTCTGCGGTTCGAGCGACCAGCCTAGACTTGCGCCACCAAGATGATTACATGGAACCTACGATTAATATTGAAGAACTGCCAGATATGGATCCTTGGTCTTCGGAAGGTATCGCACTGGCTCGGTTTGAAAAAGAGAAAGATGCGGCACAACAAGCGGCAGAGCTTGAACGTGAGGCTTACAGCGTGCTCATGAATGTGAAAAAAGAGATCCGCGCCTATGTTCTTGAACAAGGTGCCCAAATGGATGAGCATGAACTTCCGGAACGGCTCCAACAAACACTTGAAGCGGCGCAAAGTAACCTAAGTGCCGCTCAAGCGAAAAAGATTGAGTTGTCTGAACAAGCACAAAAAGCTCGAATTGCGTTCGATCAAGTGGTCGCAGATCTGCCACTCGTTTGA
- a CDS encoding sodium:solute symporter family protein, with translation MEYDYLVIAGYFALMVAISVLFKKMASNSTSDYFRGGGKMLWWMVGATAFMTQFSAWTFTGAAGKAFNDGFAVLAVFMGNMVAYVFAIYYFARRFRQMRVDTPTEGVRRRFGSVNEQFFTWVIIPLSVINAGVWLNGLGVFASAVFDADINTTIYVTGAAVLAISLISGAWGVVASDFIQTLVVAVISIACAGVALYFVGGPSEIVNEFPGGFIMGPDMNYPLLLVCTFLFFVVKQLQSINNMQESYRFLNAKDSKNATKAAAMALAMMFFGAIIWFIPPWASAIMYPDAAAAYPNLGAKASDAVYLVFARETMPLGTVGLLMAGLFAATMSSMDSALNRNSGIFVRSFYSTVVRKGKASDKELLRAGQAACLINGILVIFMAQFFNSLKHLSLFDLMMQVATLLQSPILVPLFLGIIIRKTPKWAPWATVVVGMGVSWAVVNVFTPQFVAGWFGIEELTGREAGEMRTMITIAAHLVFTAGFFCLTTLFYNEAKDPYVETTKEFFEDVDTECVAEEGQDVVDRMQRAKLGTLVIYMAAGLTLMVLIPNPLWGRLLFLGCAAAVFAVGYGLKKSAQLTNEEQKAATSIS, from the coding sequence ATGGAATATGATTACCTTGTAATAGCAGGCTACTTTGCACTTATGGTTGCAATTAGTGTGCTATTCAAAAAAATGGCAAGTAACAGCACCAGTGATTACTTTCGTGGGGGCGGTAAAATGCTCTGGTGGATGGTAGGTGCAACAGCCTTCATGACACAATTCTCTGCATGGACCTTCACAGGTGCTGCAGGTAAAGCGTTTAACGATGGCTTTGCGGTATTAGCCGTATTCATGGGTAACATGGTAGCTTACGTATTTGCTATCTATTACTTTGCTCGTCGCTTCCGCCAAATGCGAGTAGATACACCAACTGAAGGTGTTCGTCGTCGATTTGGTTCGGTAAACGAACAGTTCTTCACATGGGTAATTATCCCTTTAAGTGTGATCAACGCCGGTGTTTGGCTAAATGGCCTAGGTGTCTTTGCATCAGCGGTATTCGATGCAGACATTAACACGACGATTTATGTGACGGGTGCAGCTGTACTTGCTATCTCACTGATAAGTGGAGCATGGGGTGTTGTAGCGTCTGATTTCATTCAAACTCTGGTTGTCGCGGTTATCTCAATTGCGTGTGCGGGTGTTGCACTGTACTTTGTTGGTGGCCCAAGCGAGATCGTGAATGAGTTCCCTGGTGGTTTCATCATGGGTCCAGACATGAACTACCCACTACTACTTGTATGTACGTTCCTATTCTTTGTGGTAAAACAGCTGCAAAGTATCAACAACATGCAAGAATCTTATCGTTTCCTAAACGCAAAAGACTCTAAGAACGCAACGAAAGCAGCGGCAATGGCGCTAGCGATGATGTTCTTTGGCGCAATCATTTGGTTCATCCCACCTTGGGCATCTGCAATTATGTATCCAGATGCGGCGGCGGCTTACCCTAATTTAGGTGCCAAAGCGAGTGACGCGGTATACCTCGTGTTTGCACGTGAAACAATGCCTCTTGGTACTGTCGGTCTGTTAATGGCAGGTCTATTTGCTGCAACCATGTCTTCTATGGATTCAGCACTCAACCGTAACTCTGGTATTTTTGTACGTAGCTTCTACTCCACTGTTGTACGTAAAGGTAAAGCAAGCGATAAAGAACTGCTTCGCGCAGGTCAGGCTGCATGTTTGATTAACGGTATTTTGGTTATCTTTATGGCTCAGTTCTTCAACTCATTGAAGCACCTAAGCTTGTTTGACCTAATGATGCAAGTAGCAACACTGCTTCAATCGCCAATCCTAGTTCCGTTATTCCTGGGTATTATTATCCGTAAAACGCCGAAATGGGCGCCATGGGCAACGGTTGTCGTTGGTATGGGTGTATCTTGGGCTGTAGTTAACGTATTTACACCTCAATTTGTTGCTGGCTGGTTCGGTATCGAAGAGCTAACAGGTCGTGAAGCGGGTGAAATGCGCACGATGATTACTATCGCGGCTCACCTAGTGTTTACTGCTGGTTTCTTCTGTCTAACAACTCTATTTTACAATGAAGCGAAAGACCCATACGTAGAAACGACGAAAGAGTTCTTCGAAGATGTAGATACAGAGTGTGTTGCTGAAGAAGGCCAAGATGTTGTTGATCGTATGCAACGCGCAAAACTGGGTACGCTCGTAATTTACATGGCGGCGGGTTTGACACTGATGGTGCTAATTCCTAACCCATTGTGGGGTCGACTACTCTTCTTAGGCTGTGCCGCGGCTGTCTTTGCTGTAGGTTATGGTTTGAAGAAAAGTGCTCAGCTAACCAATGAAGAGCAAAAAGCAGCAACATCGATCAGCTAG
- a CDS encoding oligogalacturonate lyase family protein encodes MAKGNVIQLGFETFVDSDTQVKVTRLTPKDVTCHRNYFYQKCFTKDGSKLLFAGDFDGNRNYYLVDLKTQKATQLTEGAGDNTFGGFISDDDKSFFYVKNELHLMKVDLETLSETVIYTVEEEWKGYGTWVANSDCTKLVGIEILKSDWKPLTDWKKFQDFYHTEPTCRLIKVNIETGALEVVHQDDAWLGHPIYRPFDDSTVGFCHEGPHDLVDARMWLVNEDGTNVRKIKEHEEGESCTHEFWIPDGSAMAYVSYFKGQTDRVIYKANPDTLENEEVMVMPPCSHLMSNFDGSLMVGDGCDAPVDVADSDAYDIENDPFLYVLNTKKKTFAKLAKHNSSWEVLDGDRQITHPHPSFTPSDDGVLFTSDFEGVPAIYIADVPEEYKA; translated from the coding sequence ATGGCCAAAGGTAATGTTATTCAGCTAGGTTTTGAAACTTTTGTTGATAGCGATACCCAAGTAAAGGTAACGCGACTGACACCTAAAGATGTCACCTGTCACCGTAACTACTTTTATCAAAAATGCTTTACCAAGGATGGCTCAAAGCTCCTATTTGCTGGTGATTTCGATGGAAACCGAAACTACTACTTGGTTGATCTAAAAACTCAAAAAGCAACACAACTGACTGAAGGTGCTGGCGACAACACGTTCGGTGGTTTCATTTCAGACGATGATAAATCGTTCTTCTATGTAAAAAATGAACTTCACCTAATGAAGGTGGACCTCGAAACGCTATCTGAGACGGTCATTTATACTGTAGAAGAAGAGTGGAAAGGTTACGGTACATGGGTAGCAAACTCTGATTGCACCAAGCTTGTTGGTATCGAAATCCTTAAATCTGATTGGAAACCGTTAACTGACTGGAAAAAATTCCAAGACTTCTACCACACTGAGCCAACGTGTCGCTTAATCAAAGTTAATATTGAAACAGGCGCTCTAGAGGTTGTTCACCAAGACGACGCATGGCTAGGTCACCCTATCTATCGTCCTTTTGACGATTCAACGGTGGGTTTCTGTCACGAAGGTCCACATGATCTTGTTGATGCACGTATGTGGTTAGTGAATGAAGACGGGACGAATGTTCGTAAAATCAAAGAACATGAAGAAGGCGAGTCATGCACCCATGAATTTTGGATCCCAGATGGCAGCGCGATGGCTTACGTTTCTTACTTCAAAGGTCAAACGGATCGTGTCATTTACAAAGCGAACCCAGATACGTTAGAAAACGAAGAAGTGATGGTCATGCCACCTTGTTCTCACCTCATGAGTAACTTCGACGGATCGCTAATGGTGGGTGACGGTTGTGATGCACCCGTAGACGTTGCAGACAGCGATGCCTACGACATCGAAAACGACCCGTTTTTGTACGTTCTGAACACCAAGAAGAAGACATTTGCTAAGTTGGCTAAGCACAACTCTTCTTGGGAAGTGCTTGATGGAGATCGTCAGATTACTCATCCACACCCTTCATTTACGCCAAGTGATGATGGCGTGTTATTTACCAGTGATTTCGAAGGCGTACCAGCTATCTATATTGCTGATGTTCCAGAAGAATATAAGGCTTAG
- a CDS encoding Ig-like domain-containing protein has protein sequence MNQNKKSVSEKSTHAFRAVGLAVLFSGFLLSPISQAMASEFSTGVDSQSESEWWSSYQLEVKNTGSDAANMHEAVIEFVLPVAINDIGWSSSDLSYPSWQISHTPQSNGVLNSVKLKFSDGSWVDNALAPGESAQLTIAFGGSLTDLNAFEDSVVVKTQGTGDGGSGEVTPSPEFSLDILSPASNSVVYTGSYVDIVTRIKEEGADKLEFWANNTKIGQQFVTEGTNEYLQAWQPTEVGAATISVMAFDDDGEKLTEETVELSVETESTAANPPIVDFISPEAGSTHQKGETVTIEANVVDDDNDLASVKFFANDVEVCHLNGQTNHDLSCDWTPQTAGTASIRVEAEDDEQHVTRESLTITVTDTSNSCGDVPQYENGVAYQVGDEVTNIGNIYSCDVAGWCGNSVWTPGTGDPNYPDAWKDAWNEVGQCDHNPVPEVRVQSPQSGNKLSPNQPFDVVVEATDDTQVERVEVKLNGKVVKTSTTPSDDDVYTITIPAQKEGQYTLTVVAYDDQEASAETAPMSIAITDKDLTVSLSSPADGSSFVEGRAISIKADAKSYEGDIASVTFMSNGNTLFKDTEAPYEYEWLGAQSGSYAISAKAVNTANQEQTSAQSNITVEESTSGGGGGSLVGNPDRSISYLTSWGLNDYEELFNSKGDGYLLSFGQWDASGNITISDGMVSVPNYNSDWMPSQYLSWTTLKHEHSNATMMVAFGGQTYESIWSAISTEQSREAVANGLVELANTPFPVYKKNLKPEEVVGECLATDWSGDCDYSKYQLAGYVQIDGLDFDFEKAARITDKENQDLAALIKRVRQKVGDRKVLSLTTYHVGADPVECEDDSVFEHCSYVEPSGRSSHHGEVIELLEDTKHDFDFFNVMTYDAGENFLYKVAMENYARHIGDKSKIVLGNTINSQWGPDGNFVETRENNLERAAWQKDNGYGGFFMWTLGASNQGLSMSEQVDYFNDMIDVSK, from the coding sequence ATGAACCAGAATAAGAAAAGTGTTTCAGAAAAAAGTACCCACGCCTTTCGAGCTGTCGGGCTAGCGGTACTTTTTTCAGGATTTTTGTTAAGCCCAATTTCTCAAGCGATGGCATCCGAATTTAGTACGGGAGTGGATTCCCAGTCTGAGAGTGAGTGGTGGAGTAGTTATCAACTCGAGGTGAAAAACACCGGTTCTGATGCGGCGAATATGCATGAGGCCGTGATTGAGTTTGTATTACCGGTTGCGATTAACGACATCGGGTGGTCATCTTCTGATTTGTCTTATCCTTCATGGCAAATATCACACACGCCACAATCAAACGGCGTGCTTAACTCAGTGAAACTCAAGTTTTCAGATGGCTCGTGGGTAGACAACGCGTTGGCACCAGGTGAATCGGCTCAATTGACCATCGCGTTTGGTGGTTCATTGACAGACTTGAACGCCTTCGAAGATTCTGTTGTGGTGAAAACCCAAGGCACGGGTGATGGCGGGAGTGGTGAAGTTACTCCTTCCCCTGAATTCTCTCTAGACATCCTTTCTCCGGCTTCCAACTCCGTTGTTTATACTGGATCGTATGTCGATATTGTTACGCGAATTAAAGAGGAAGGGGCAGATAAACTCGAGTTTTGGGCGAATAACACCAAGATCGGGCAGCAGTTTGTTACAGAAGGGACAAACGAGTACCTGCAAGCATGGCAACCAACCGAAGTTGGGGCGGCCACTATTTCTGTGATGGCCTTTGATGATGACGGTGAGAAACTGACCGAGGAAACGGTAGAACTGTCGGTTGAGACTGAGTCGACAGCCGCTAACCCTCCAATCGTGGATTTTATTTCTCCGGAAGCGGGATCTACTCATCAAAAAGGAGAAACCGTCACGATCGAAGCGAATGTCGTGGATGACGATAATGACCTGGCCAGTGTTAAATTTTTTGCGAACGATGTCGAAGTCTGTCACCTAAATGGGCAAACCAACCACGATTTGTCTTGTGATTGGACGCCTCAAACGGCAGGTACAGCGTCAATTCGAGTTGAAGCAGAGGACGATGAACAACATGTCACTCGTGAAAGTTTAACCATCACAGTAACGGACACGAGCAACAGTTGTGGCGATGTTCCCCAGTACGAAAATGGTGTGGCTTATCAAGTGGGTGATGAAGTCACTAACATTGGCAATATTTACTCTTGTGATGTCGCGGGGTGGTGTGGTAACTCGGTTTGGACTCCAGGCACTGGCGATCCTAATTACCCAGATGCATGGAAAGATGCTTGGAATGAAGTCGGCCAATGCGACCATAACCCTGTCCCAGAAGTGCGTGTACAATCGCCACAAAGTGGTAACAAATTATCGCCTAATCAGCCATTTGATGTGGTTGTCGAAGCGACAGACGATACCCAAGTAGAGCGTGTTGAAGTAAAGCTGAACGGTAAAGTGGTGAAAACGTCGACAACCCCTTCGGATGATGATGTGTATACCATTACGATACCAGCACAAAAAGAAGGCCAATACACACTCACGGTTGTCGCTTATGATGATCAAGAGGCAAGCGCAGAAACCGCGCCGATGTCTATTGCAATTACCGACAAAGATCTGACGGTCTCACTCTCTTCACCAGCAGATGGTTCAAGCTTCGTTGAAGGGCGTGCTATTTCAATAAAAGCGGATGCAAAGAGCTACGAAGGTGATATTGCGTCGGTAACCTTTATGTCAAATGGCAACACGCTATTTAAAGACACAGAGGCCCCTTACGAATACGAATGGTTAGGCGCTCAGTCGGGCAGTTACGCTATTTCAGCTAAAGCGGTGAACACTGCGAATCAAGAGCAGACTTCTGCACAATCGAACATTACAGTGGAAGAAAGTACCAGTGGCGGCGGTGGCGGTAGCCTAGTGGGTAATCCAGACCGTTCAATCAGTTACCTCACATCATGGGGATTAAACGACTATGAAGAACTGTTTAATTCGAAAGGTGATGGCTACTTGTTGTCATTTGGTCAGTGGGATGCCAGCGGTAATATTACTATCTCAGATGGTATGGTCTCAGTGCCCAATTATAACTCAGATTGGATGCCTTCCCAGTACTTGTCGTGGACGACCTTAAAACATGAGCATAGCAATGCTACTATGATGGTTGCATTCGGTGGTCAAACGTATGAAAGCATTTGGTCGGCAATCAGTACAGAGCAAAGCCGAGAAGCGGTCGCCAACGGTCTGGTAGAGTTAGCCAATACCCCATTCCCTGTTTACAAGAAAAACCTGAAGCCTGAAGAGGTCGTGGGCGAATGTTTGGCAACAGATTGGAGTGGTGACTGTGATTACAGTAAATACCAATTAGCGGGTTATGTTCAAATTGATGGTTTGGATTTCGACTTCGAAAAAGCGGCTCGAATCACCGACAAAGAGAACCAAGATCTCGCGGCGCTGATAAAACGGGTCCGTCAAAAGGTAGGCGATAGAAAAGTGTTGTCTTTAACCACTTACCACGTAGGCGCCGATCCAGTTGAGTGCGAGGATGACAGTGTATTTGAACATTGTTCTTATGTGGAACCATCTGGTCGTTCCTCTCACCACGGCGAAGTGATTGAACTGTTGGAAGACACGAAGCATGACTTTGATTTCTTTAACGTAATGACTTACGACGCAGGTGAAAACTTCCTCTATAAAGTGGCTATGGAGAACTATGCGAGACACATTGGAGATAAATCGAAAATTGTTTTAGGCAATACGATCAACAGCCAATGGGGACCTGATGGCAATTTCGTGGAAACTCGTGAAAACAACCTAGAGCGAGCAGCATGGCAGAAAGACAACGGCTATGGCGGCTTCTTCATGTGGACGCTTGGTGCAAGTAATCAAGGGCTATCGATGTCTGAGCAAGTAGATTACTTTAACGATATGATTGACGTCAGCAAGTGA